Proteins from a genomic interval of Synechococcus sp. A15-28:
- the ilvA gene encoding threonine ammonia-lyase, biosynthetic translates to MTDYLQRILRARVYDVARETPLDPAPNLSRRLGNEVLLKREDLQPVFSFKLRGAYNRMAQLTKEELSRGVIASSAGNHAQGVALSAGKLGCRAVIVMPATTPEVKVRAVRALGGEVVLHGETYDECSAEARKRCAEEGLTYIHPFDDPEVIAGQGTIGLEIMRQCQEPPDAIYVAVGGGGLIAGIGAYVKQLWPSTEIIGVEPLDADAMAQSIEKGERVELEQVGLFADGVAVRKVGEHTFALAQQFVDRMVRVDTDAICAAIKDVFEDTRSILEPAGALAVAGLKQDVADRRSSNRRLVAVACGANMNFDRLRFIAERSELGENREAMLAVEIPEHPGSLRSLCDHLRHRSLTEFSYRMSEGASAHIFIGVQVDGEQDRHQLVNGLDQQGFTCLNLSDNELAKVHLRHMVGGRLPTASRTSCAGDCLELLYRFEFPERPGALMRFVTALNPGWSISIFHYRNHGADVGRIVVGVLIPVDEHSQWTAFLEELGYPHWDETDNPAYTLFL, encoded by the coding sequence ATGACCGACTATCTCCAGCGGATCCTTCGGGCTCGCGTCTACGACGTCGCGCGGGAGACACCGCTTGACCCCGCCCCCAACCTCAGTCGCCGACTCGGCAATGAGGTGCTGCTGAAACGTGAGGACCTTCAACCGGTGTTCTCTTTCAAGCTGCGTGGTGCTTACAACCGCATGGCCCAGCTCACCAAGGAAGAGCTGAGCCGCGGTGTGATCGCCTCGAGCGCCGGGAACCATGCCCAGGGGGTGGCTCTGAGTGCAGGGAAGCTCGGCTGCCGCGCCGTCATCGTGATGCCGGCCACCACTCCCGAAGTGAAGGTGCGCGCTGTCCGTGCCCTGGGGGGGGAGGTGGTGCTCCATGGGGAGACCTATGACGAATGCTCGGCAGAGGCACGAAAGCGTTGCGCGGAGGAGGGTCTCACCTATATCCACCCATTCGATGACCCCGAAGTGATCGCGGGCCAGGGGACCATTGGCCTGGAGATCATGCGGCAGTGCCAGGAACCACCGGATGCCATCTACGTGGCTGTTGGCGGTGGCGGACTGATCGCCGGTATCGGCGCTTACGTCAAACAACTCTGGCCAAGCACCGAAATCATCGGAGTGGAACCGCTGGATGCGGATGCCATGGCCCAATCCATCGAGAAGGGAGAACGGGTTGAGCTTGAACAGGTGGGACTGTTCGCCGATGGTGTTGCTGTGCGCAAGGTGGGGGAGCACACCTTTGCCCTGGCGCAGCAGTTCGTGGACCGCATGGTTCGTGTCGATACGGACGCGATCTGTGCCGCCATCAAGGACGTCTTTGAAGACACCCGTTCCATCCTTGAACCGGCTGGTGCCCTGGCTGTCGCTGGGTTGAAGCAGGACGTGGCCGATCGCCGTTCCAGCAACCGTCGGCTTGTGGCCGTGGCCTGTGGGGCCAACATGAACTTTGATCGGCTGCGGTTCATCGCCGAACGTTCCGAGCTGGGGGAAAACCGCGAAGCCATGCTGGCGGTGGAAATCCCTGAGCATCCAGGAAGCCTCAGATCGCTCTGTGATCACCTGCGCCATCGCAGCCTCACTGAATTCAGCTACCGGATGAGTGAGGGCGCATCAGCCCACATCTTCATCGGCGTGCAGGTGGACGGGGAGCAGGATCGCCACCAGCTCGTGAATGGCCTCGACCAGCAGGGATTCACGTGCCTCAATCTCAGCGACAACGAACTCGCCAAGGTTCATCTGCGTCACATGGTGGGGGGCCGTCTACCCACCGCCTCCAGGACAAGTTGTGCCGGGGACTGCCTGGAACTTCTTTATCGCTTTGAATTTCCGGAGCGGCCGGGAGCGCTCATGCGTTTCGTCACTGCCCTCAACCCCGGCTGGAGCATCAGCATCTTCCACTACCGCAACCATGGAGCTGACGTGGGTCGGATCGTGGTGGGCGTGCTTATTCCGGTTGACGAACACTCCCAGTGGACAGCCTTTCTCGAGGAACTTGGCTACCCCCACTGGGACGAAACCGACAATCCGGCCTACACCCTGTTCCTCTGA
- the scpB gene encoding SMC-Scp complex subunit ScpB: MSTPSLAAQIEAILYLKGRPIGLNELSELARAEPQAVQQALLALSAGYAQRDTALEIVDQNGRFGLQLRPALADLVQNMLPVNLSTATLRTLATIALKKRILQSDLVDLRGSGAYDHIKELLAQDFIERRRQSEGRSYWITLSEKFHRTFSVLPDLGQDPPARAA, translated from the coding sequence ATGTCCACACCGTCTCTTGCGGCCCAGATCGAAGCCATCCTCTACCTGAAGGGTCGTCCCATCGGTCTCAATGAGCTGTCTGAGCTCGCCCGAGCCGAACCCCAGGCGGTGCAGCAGGCCCTGCTGGCCCTCTCAGCTGGCTACGCCCAGCGGGATACAGCGCTGGAGATCGTGGACCAGAACGGTCGTTTCGGTCTGCAGCTGCGTCCGGCCCTTGCGGACCTGGTTCAGAACATGTTGCCGGTGAATCTCTCCACCGCCACGCTGCGGACCCTGGCAACGATTGCCCTGAAGAAGCGCATCCTTCAATCCGATCTTGTGGATCTGCGGGGCTCCGGTGCCTATGACCACATCAAGGAGCTGCTGGCCCAGGACTTCATCGAACGACGCCGTCAAAGCGAAGGTCGCTCGTACTGGATCACGCTCTCTGAAAAGTTCCATCGCACCTTTTCGGTGCTTCCGGACCTGGGGCAGGACCCACCGGCTCGGGCTGCATAG
- a CDS encoding YggT family protein, with protein sequence MLTSGIAYLLLVLSTAVNIYLFVLFVRVLLTWFPNIDFSNPVLGGVASITDPYLNMFRGVIPPIGGIDLSAILAFIALRVLQGLLMASSAQFQSMSLGF encoded by the coding sequence ATGCTCACCAGCGGCATCGCCTATCTGCTGCTGGTGCTGTCCACCGCCGTGAACATCTACCTCTTCGTGCTGTTCGTGCGGGTGTTGCTCACCTGGTTTCCCAACATCGACTTCAGCAATCCAGTGCTGGGTGGCGTCGCATCCATCACCGACCCCTACCTCAACATGTTCCGTGGGGTGATCCCGCCGATCGGCGGGATCGACCTTTCAGCCATCCTGGCCTTCATCGCCCTGCGGGTGCTGCAGGGTCTGCTGATGGCATCCAGCGCGCAATTTCAATCGATGAGCCTGGGCTTCTGA
- a CDS encoding nucleoside triphosphate pyrophosphohydrolase family protein, with protein MELNAYQDAARSTAAYPQVGQNPIYPTLGLTGEAGEVADKVKKVLRDREGVFDPETREAIKLELGDVLWYVAQLARELGYDLEEVASANLDKLASRAARGRITGSGDHR; from the coding sequence ATGGAGCTCAATGCCTATCAGGATGCGGCCCGGAGTACAGCCGCCTACCCCCAGGTGGGGCAGAACCCCATCTACCCGACGCTGGGTCTGACGGGAGAAGCCGGCGAGGTGGCGGACAAGGTCAAAAAGGTGTTGCGTGATCGTGAGGGGGTGTTCGATCCGGAGACGAGGGAAGCGATCAAGCTCGAACTGGGAGATGTGCTCTGGTATGTCGCCCAGTTGGCCCGTGAGCTGGGTTATGACCTTGAAGAGGTCGCCTCGGCCAATCTCGACAAACTGGCCAGCCGTGCGGCCCGTGGTCGCATCACCGGCAGTGGAGACCATCGCTAG
- the pyk gene encoding pyruvate kinase produces MGQFDQNRRTKIVATIGPATESSERIKELVQAGATTFRLNFSHGDHSEHAARIATIRQVSEELGINIGILQDLQGPKIRLGRFADGPITLANGDRFSLTSRPVSCNQTIATVTYDKLADEVTAGSRILLDDGRVEMKVEQVDQAEQTLHCSVTVGGVLSNNKGVNFPDVQLSVRALTDKDKVDLEFGLSQGVDWVALSFVRNPSDMEEIRGLIREQGHETPVVAKIEKFEAIDQIDAILPLCDGVMVARGDLGVEMPAEEVPLLQKELIQKANSLGIPIITATQMLDSMASSPRPTRAEVSDVANAILDGTDAVMLSNETAVGDFPVEAVQTMATIACRIEKDYPERSVDSHLASTVPNALSGAVSTIASQLNASAILPLTKTGATAKNVSKFRPAATILAITPDPTVACRLQLVWGVKPLVIPQHERTTHTFLAAMTKAKTLGLLKEGDLVVQTAGTHTGVSGSTDLVKVGIVSSEESPVNMI; encoded by the coding sequence ATGGGCCAGTTCGATCAGAACCGTCGGACCAAGATCGTGGCCACCATCGGTCCAGCCACGGAAAGTTCCGAACGCATCAAGGAACTGGTTCAGGCTGGTGCCACCACCTTTCGGCTGAATTTTTCCCACGGCGATCACAGCGAGCATGCGGCTCGCATCGCGACCATTCGCCAGGTGTCCGAAGAGCTGGGCATCAACATCGGCATCCTTCAGGACCTGCAGGGCCCGAAAATCCGACTGGGTCGCTTCGCTGATGGTCCGATCACCCTCGCCAATGGAGACCGTTTCTCCCTGACCTCCAGGCCGGTGAGTTGCAACCAGACCATCGCCACGGTCACCTACGACAAGCTGGCCGATGAGGTCACCGCCGGCAGCCGGATCCTGCTGGACGACGGCCGCGTGGAAATGAAGGTTGAGCAGGTTGATCAGGCGGAGCAGACCCTGCACTGCAGCGTCACCGTCGGTGGCGTGCTGTCCAATAACAAAGGAGTGAATTTCCCGGATGTGCAGCTGTCTGTCCGGGCGTTGACGGACAAGGACAAGGTGGATCTGGAATTCGGGCTCTCCCAGGGCGTGGACTGGGTCGCCCTGAGTTTCGTACGCAACCCCTCCGACATGGAGGAGATCCGCGGCCTGATCCGTGAGCAGGGCCACGAAACCCCCGTCGTCGCCAAGATCGAGAAGTTCGAGGCCATCGATCAGATCGACGCCATCCTTCCCCTCTGCGACGGCGTGATGGTGGCCCGGGGTGACCTCGGTGTGGAGATGCCGGCGGAGGAGGTTCCTCTGTTGCAGAAGGAACTGATCCAGAAGGCCAACTCCCTGGGAATCCCGATCATCACAGCCACCCAGATGCTGGATTCGATGGCCTCCAGCCCCCGCCCCACCAGGGCCGAGGTCAGCGACGTGGCCAACGCCATTCTTGATGGCACCGATGCCGTGATGCTGTCGAACGAAACGGCCGTTGGCGATTTTCCGGTGGAGGCCGTTCAGACGATGGCCACCATCGCCTGCCGGATTGAAAAGGACTACCCGGAGCGTTCCGTCGACAGCCACTTGGCCAGCACGGTGCCGAATGCCCTCAGCGGTGCGGTGAGCACGATCGCCAGCCAACTCAATGCCTCGGCGATTCTTCCCCTCACCAAGACTGGGGCCACGGCCAAGAACGTCAGTAAGTTCCGCCCTGCAGCAACGATTCTGGCCATCACACCGGATCCAACCGTGGCCTGCCGTCTGCAGCTGGTGTGGGGTGTGAAGCCGCTTGTGATTCCTCAGCATGAACGCACCACCCACACCTTCCTGGCGGCCATGACCAAGGCCAAGACCCTGGGATTGCTCAAGGAAGGCGATCTTGTGGTTCAGACCGCTGGCACCCATACGGGCGTTTCGGGATCCACCGATCTGGTCAAGGTGGGGATCGTCAGTTCCGAGGAATCACCCGTCAACATGATCTGA
- a CDS encoding ABC transporter permease, giving the protein MTRRMPPTETVRMALTTLRSNRLRSLLTMVGIVIGNASVITLVGVGRGAQGLAEEQLSNLGANVLFVVPGNNDTRRRGVAFPKTLVLQDAEAIVEQVPSVRRVAPQITSSQVVQAGARTATSSISGITADFLPVRSFEISSGRFISPQDNQAARAVTVIGPDLRSKLFPTGDPLGQQIRIGNQAFEVIGVMAPKGAVFGSNQDENAYIPLSTMVTRLTGRDPTYGVSLSFISVEARDEASTSAAKFQITNLLRQRHRILRDDDFAVRSQKDALTIVGTITGGLTLMLAAIGGISLLVGGIGIMNIMLVSVSERTEEIGLRKALGARSSDVLQQFLVESLVLASLGGAIGTATGLGTVALVAAVSPLPASIGLTTVLVTVGLSGSIGLFFGVVPARRAAKLDPIVALRSL; this is encoded by the coding sequence ATGACCCGGCGGATGCCACCAACGGAAACCGTGAGGATGGCCCTAACCACCCTGCGCAGTAACCGGCTGCGCAGCCTTTTGACAATGGTGGGCATCGTGATCGGCAACGCGTCTGTGATCACGCTGGTGGGAGTCGGACGCGGTGCCCAGGGTCTGGCGGAAGAGCAGCTCAGCAACCTCGGCGCCAACGTGCTGTTCGTGGTTCCTGGCAATAACGACACCCGCCGCCGCGGGGTGGCGTTCCCGAAGACCCTGGTTCTTCAGGACGCTGAAGCGATCGTTGAGCAGGTGCCCAGCGTCCGTCGTGTCGCTCCTCAGATCACCAGCAGTCAGGTCGTTCAGGCAGGAGCCAGAACAGCCACCAGTTCGATCTCCGGCATCACGGCTGATTTCCTACCGGTGCGCAGTTTTGAGATCTCCAGCGGCCGCTTCATCTCTCCGCAGGACAACCAGGCTGCCCGTGCTGTGACGGTGATTGGTCCCGACCTGCGCAGCAAACTCTTTCCCACCGGGGACCCGCTTGGACAGCAGATCCGCATTGGCAACCAGGCGTTTGAAGTGATCGGAGTGATGGCCCCCAAGGGGGCGGTGTTCGGCAGCAACCAGGACGAGAACGCTTACATCCCCCTGAGCACGATGGTGACCCGGCTCACCGGTCGTGATCCCACCTATGGCGTCAGCCTGAGTTTCATCAGCGTTGAGGCGAGGGATGAAGCCAGCACCAGCGCCGCCAAATTCCAGATCACGAACCTGCTGCGTCAGCGCCATCGGATCCTCCGGGACGACGACTTCGCGGTGCGCTCTCAGAAGGATGCCCTCACCATCGTCGGCACCATCACCGGTGGACTCACCCTGATGCTTGCCGCCATCGGTGGCATCTCTCTGCTGGTCGGAGGCATCGGGATCATGAACATCATGCTGGTCTCGGTGAGCGAACGAACCGAGGAGATCGGTCTGCGCAAAGCTCTCGGTGCGCGCAGCAGTGATGTTCTCCAGCAGTTCCTGGTGGAGTCTCTGGTGCTGGCCAGCCTCGGTGGCGCCATCGGCACGGCCACAGGACTTGGAACGGTGGCGCTCGTCGCAGCGGTGAGCCCCCTGCCAGCCAGCATCGGACTCACCACCGTTCTGGTGACCGTCGGCCTGTCCGGCTCCATCGGACTGTTCTTCGGCGTCGTCCCGGCCCGTCGGGCTGCGAAACTCGATCCGATCGTGGCGCTCAGAAGCCTCTGA
- the ftsH gene encoding ATP-dependent zinc metalloprotease FtsH, which produces MNQRWRLVALWLLPIGVVLLIGWQVISNGGLNNQNAGGTTVAPRNAAVARMSYGRFLDYVEAGRVTAVDIYDGGRNAVIEAVDPDLDNRVQRLRVDLPGLAPELVNTLKEEGISFDIHPPRTAPPALGLLGNLLFPVLLIGSLIFLARRNSGMPGGPGQAMQFGKSKARFMMEAETGVMFDDVAGVAEAKQELQEVVTFLKQPERFTSVGAQIPRGLLLVGPPGTGKTLLAKAIAGEAGVPFFSLSGSEFVEMFVGVGASRVRDLFKKAKENSPCLIFIDEIDAVGRQRGAGIGGGNDEREQTLNQLLTEMDGFEGNSGIIIIAATNRPDVLDSALMRPGRFDRQVTVDAPDIKGRLSILEVHCRNKKLEEELSLESIARRTPGFTGADLANLMNEAAILTARRRKESIGLSEIDDAVDRIIAGMEGRPLTDGRSKRLIAYHEVGHALIGTLVKDHDPVQKVTLIPRGQAQGLTWFSPDEEQTLVTRAQLKARIMGALGGRAAEAVVFGHQEVTTGAGGDIQQVASMARQMVTRLGMSDLGPVALEGGGQEVFLGRDLMSRNDISESISQQIDEQVRQMVKRCYEETVSLVAANREAMDRLVELLIEKETMDGGEFAAVVAEFTQVPDKERSVVTLD; this is translated from the coding sequence ATGAATCAGCGTTGGCGCCTCGTCGCCCTCTGGCTTCTGCCCATCGGCGTCGTGCTCCTGATCGGTTGGCAGGTGATCAGTAACGGTGGTCTGAACAACCAGAACGCCGGAGGCACCACGGTGGCTCCTCGCAATGCAGCTGTGGCACGCATGAGCTACGGCCGCTTCCTCGACTACGTGGAAGCCGGTCGCGTCACCGCGGTCGACATCTACGACGGTGGCCGCAATGCCGTGATCGAAGCGGTGGATCCCGACCTGGACAACCGAGTTCAGCGTCTGCGGGTGGATCTTCCCGGTCTGGCACCCGAGCTGGTCAACACCCTGAAAGAGGAAGGCATCAGCTTCGACATTCATCCCCCACGCACGGCTCCACCTGCCCTTGGACTCCTTGGCAATCTGCTGTTCCCAGTTCTGCTGATCGGTTCGTTGATCTTCCTGGCGCGCCGCAACAGCGGCATGCCCGGTGGTCCCGGCCAGGCCATGCAGTTCGGCAAGAGCAAGGCCCGCTTCATGATGGAAGCGGAAACCGGCGTGATGTTCGATGACGTCGCCGGCGTCGCTGAGGCCAAGCAGGAACTTCAGGAAGTGGTGACCTTCCTCAAGCAGCCCGAACGCTTCACGTCCGTTGGTGCTCAGATCCCCCGCGGATTGCTGCTGGTCGGCCCTCCGGGCACCGGCAAGACCCTGCTTGCCAAAGCCATTGCCGGAGAGGCTGGCGTTCCCTTCTTTTCCCTGTCTGGGTCTGAATTCGTTGAGATGTTTGTGGGTGTCGGTGCAAGCCGGGTCCGCGATCTATTCAAAAAAGCCAAGGAGAACAGTCCCTGCCTGATCTTCATTGACGAGATCGATGCTGTGGGTCGCCAACGTGGTGCCGGCATCGGTGGCGGCAACGACGAACGGGAGCAGACCCTGAACCAGCTGCTCACCGAGATGGATGGTTTCGAAGGAAACAGCGGCATCATCATCATTGCCGCGACCAACAGACCGGATGTCCTGGACTCCGCTCTGATGCGTCCGGGTCGCTTCGACCGCCAGGTCACCGTTGATGCGCCTGACATCAAAGGTCGCCTCTCCATTCTTGAAGTGCACTGCCGAAACAAGAAGCTTGAGGAGGAGCTCTCGCTCGAAAGCATTGCCCGCCGCACCCCAGGCTTCACCGGTGCAGACCTGGCCAACCTGATGAATGAGGCCGCCATCCTCACCGCCCGTCGCCGCAAGGAGTCCATTGGTCTCAGCGAAATCGATGATGCCGTTGATCGCATCATTGCCGGCATGGAGGGTCGCCCCTTGACCGACGGCCGCAGCAAGCGTCTGATCGCTTATCACGAAGTCGGTCATGCCCTGATCGGCACGTTGGTCAAGGACCACGATCCGGTCCAGAAAGTCACCCTGATTCCTCGCGGACAGGCACAGGGTCTGACCTGGTTCTCACCCGATGAGGAACAGACCCTGGTCACGAGAGCTCAGCTCAAGGCGAGAATCATGGGAGCCCTGGGCGGCCGCGCTGCTGAGGCCGTGGTCTTCGGACATCAGGAAGTGACCACCGGTGCTGGCGGCGACATTCAGCAGGTGGCCTCCATGGCCCGTCAGATGGTGACGCGCCTGGGTATGAGTGATCTCGGCCCTGTGGCACTCGAGGGTGGTGGTCAGGAAGTCTTCCTCGGTCGGGATCTGATGTCCCGCAATGACATCTCGGAATCAATCTCCCAGCAGATTGATGAACAGGTGCGTCAGATGGTCAAGCGTTGCTACGAGGAAACCGTTTCTCTGGTGGCGGCCAATCGTGAAGCCATGGACCGTCTGGTGGAACTGCTGATTGAGAAAGAAACCATGGATGGCGGCGAATTTGCAGCAGTGGTTGCTGAGTTCACGCAGGTTCCAGACAAGGAACGGTCTGTCGTAACGCTCGATTGA
- a CDS encoding DUF2256 domain-containing protein → MKSGLPSKICPVCNRPFQWRKAWRNNWDSVIYCSERCRRRKGNNDQSENR, encoded by the coding sequence GTGAAATCGGGCTTGCCCAGCAAAATCTGCCCTGTCTGTAACCGCCCCTTTCAGTGGAGAAAGGCCTGGCGCAACAACTGGGATTCAGTGATCTACTGCTCAGAACGATGCCGTAGAAGGAAAGGGAATAACGATCAATCGGAAAATCGATAA
- the clpP gene encoding ATP-dependent Clp endopeptidase proteolytic subunit ClpP: MIPIVIEESGRGERAFDIYSRLLRERIIFLGEAVTSDSANRIVAQMLFLEAEDPEKDIYLYINSPGGSVYDGLGIFDTMQHIKPDVHTVCVGLAASMGAFLLSAGTKGKRSSLQHSRIMIHQPLGGARGQASDIRIQADEILYLKDRLNQELSDRTGQPLDRIQQDTDRDFFMAPGEAVEYGLIDSVIDKRPVQAVE; the protein is encoded by the coding sequence ATGATTCCAATCGTTATCGAGGAGTCAGGCCGTGGTGAAAGGGCTTTTGACATTTATTCGCGCTTGCTGCGCGAACGCATCATTTTTCTAGGTGAAGCCGTTACCAGTGACTCGGCCAACCGGATCGTGGCTCAGATGCTCTTCCTTGAAGCGGAAGATCCTGAGAAAGACATTTACCTCTACATCAATTCACCGGGCGGTTCCGTTTACGACGGTCTCGGCATCTTTGACACGATGCAGCACATCAAACCCGATGTGCACACCGTTTGCGTTGGTCTGGCCGCCAGCATGGGAGCGTTTCTGCTCTCCGCTGGAACCAAAGGGAAGCGCAGCAGCCTTCAGCATTCCCGGATCATGATTCACCAACCCTTGGGTGGTGCCCGTGGCCAGGCCAGTGATATCAGGATTCAGGCCGACGAAATTCTTTATTTGAAGGATCGGCTCAACCAGGAGCTGTCGGATCGCACTGGGCAACCGCTCGATCGAATTCAACAGGACACCGATCGGGATTTCTTCATGGCCCCAGGAGAAGCTGTTGAGTACGGTCTGATTGATTCGGTGATCGACAAACGCCCTGTTCAGGCTGTCGAGTGA
- the psb29 gene encoding photosystem II biogenesis protein Psp29, translating into MAERHTIADSKRAFHQAFPHVIAPLYRRVADELLVELHLLSHQTGFQANNLFAVGLNTVFERFTQGYRPAEHPAALLSALCSSNGFDAGQFKESAQQSLKEAEGHSDDSLHTWLKQQSLSDGAHYSRLMAVGLFALLEASAGNAEKDAEALRKQAVDLSADLGLPAERVEKDLTVFSSNSERMEQAVELMQETLAAERRKKERRLAEAAQGSAS; encoded by the coding sequence TTGGCTGAGCGTCACACCATTGCGGACAGCAAGCGCGCCTTTCATCAGGCCTTTCCCCACGTCATTGCACCGTTGTACCGCCGGGTTGCTGACGAACTCCTCGTGGAGCTGCATCTGCTCAGTCACCAGACTGGTTTTCAAGCCAACAACCTGTTCGCCGTCGGGCTCAACACCGTGTTTGAGCGCTTCACCCAGGGATACCGCCCCGCAGAGCACCCGGCAGCCTTGCTTTCGGCTCTTTGCAGCAGCAACGGATTCGATGCTGGACAGTTCAAAGAGAGCGCTCAGCAATCACTGAAAGAAGCCGAGGGGCATTCGGATGATTCCCTGCACACCTGGCTGAAGCAACAGTCCCTGTCCGATGGGGCTCACTATTCCAGGCTCATGGCCGTTGGACTGTTTGCACTGCTGGAAGCCTCCGCAGGCAACGCAGAGAAAGATGCTGAGGCCCTGCGGAAACAGGCGGTCGACCTGTCAGCGGACCTCGGTTTACCGGCTGAGCGCGTTGAAAAGGACCTGACCGTGTTCTCCTCCAACAGCGAACGGATGGAACAGGCGGTGGAGCTGATGCAGGAAACCCTCGCCGCCGAGCGGCGCAAGAAGGAAAGACGGCTGGCGGAGGCTGCTCAGGGATCAGCCAGCTGA
- the petN gene encoding cytochrome b6-f complex subunit PetN — protein MLFTVAWASLAAMFSFSIAMVVWGRNGDGTLNF, from the coding sequence ATGCTCTTCACCGTTGCCTGGGCATCGCTCGCCGCCATGTTCAGCTTCTCCATCGCCATGGTGGTGTGGGGTCGCAATGGCGACGGAACGCTGAACTTCTGA
- the clpS gene encoding ATP-dependent Clp protease adapter ClpS, producing MSSSSPGSASLLERQSTTQRYPQARVIVLDDDVNTFQHVVDCLRKIIPGMSEEKAWNLANRIDGQGAAEVWCGPLEQAELYHQQLSAEGLTMAPLERC from the coding sequence ATGAGCAGCTCCAGTCCTGGCTCAGCGTCGTTGCTTGAGCGCCAGAGCACCACCCAGCGTTATCCCCAGGCCCGTGTGATCGTTCTCGATGACGACGTCAACACGTTTCAGCATGTCGTGGACTGTCTGCGGAAGATCATTCCGGGCATGAGTGAGGAGAAGGCCTGGAACCTCGCCAATCGCATCGACGGACAGGGGGCAGCTGAAGTGTGGTGCGGTCCACTCGAACAGGCCGAGCTCTACCACCAGCAACTCTCCGCAGAGGGGCTGACCATGGCTCCCCTCGAACGCTGCTGA
- a CDS encoding DUF2103 domain-containing protein: MGRVVITHSTYVDGLIPWLKSLAKDRRIQTVTPAVINRVKGRSQTLQLRVSTPIRGGFKLMARKGSSVQEVFVVTELEQSQLQQVVDEHRP, translated from the coding sequence TTGGGCCGGGTCGTCATCACCCACAGCACCTACGTGGATGGGTTGATTCCCTGGTTGAAAAGCCTGGCCAAGGATCGGCGCATTCAGACGGTGACCCCGGCGGTGATCAATCGGGTCAAGGGGCGAAGTCAGACCCTTCAACTCAGGGTTTCAACCCCGATCCGTGGCGGATTCAAGCTGATGGCTCGCAAGGGAAGCAGTGTTCAGGAGGTTTTCGTCGTGACCGAGCTGGAGCAGAGTCAGCTGCAGCAGGTTGTGGATGAGCACCGTCCCTGA